The nucleotide window GTGGGTAAGCATTTTCCAGTTTGGGAGAATCGGATTCCAGCTGTACCACCAACATCGATATCGCCCGAAGCAAATCCGCAGGCTCAAACCCGGCCACCACGCACGGAATCCGGTGTCTGTCAAAAAACGGCCTGTATGCATTTGTTCCAATAACCAGTGAGACATGACCCGGAAGAATAAAGCCGTCAATTCCGGTGTCGTCCGTTGACATAAGGGCGTCAAGTGCCGGAGGCACAAGTTTGTGGGCGGAATAAATATAATAATTATTAATACTCAGCTGCCGTGCAGAACAGACTGATGCCGCAATGGTTGGTGCGGTGGTTTCAAACCCGACTCCTAAAAACACCACCTTTTTTTCCGGATTTTTCCGTGCGATCTCCAAAGCGTCAAAAGTGGAATAAACCATACGGATATCACGACCGTCCGCCCGCTCTTTTTGCAAAGATGACTTTGTTCCGGGCACACGCATCAGGTCTCCAAAAGTTGTAATAACCACATCATCCACCTTGGACAGTTCAATAAAGGCATCAATTTCTCTTTGTGTAGTTACGCACACTGGGCATCCCGGGCCGGAAATCAGTGATATTGTATCCGGCAAAATGGACCGGATACCGCTGCGAAAAATAGAAACGGTATGGGTGCCGCATACTTCCATCAGCCG belongs to Thermodesulfobacteriota bacterium and includes:
- the hypD gene encoding hydrogenase formation protein HypD, which produces MAIKHLEEYRDSEISRRLAEKIRKISKKHVRLMEVCGTHTVSIFRSGIRSILPDTISLISGPGCPVCVTTQREIDAFIELSKVDDVVITTFGDLMRVPGTKSSLQKERADGRDIRMVYSTFDALEIARKNPEKKVVFLGVGFETTAPTIAASVCSARQLSINNYYIYSAHKLVPPALDALMSTDDTGIDGFILPGHVSLVIGTNAYRPFFDRHRIPCVVAGFEPADLLRAISMLVVQLESDSPKLENAYPRAVTPDGNRKAKEIMHEVFKPVDTSWRGIGTIFKSGLEIRNEFENCDAQRTIEFSVPDSKDPKGCACGEILTGVKIPPQCPLYKSVCTPVDPVGPCMVSSEGTCAAYYRYHK